In Campylobacter showae CSUNSWCD, one genomic interval encodes:
- a CDS encoding nitrate reductase cytochrome c-type subunit yields the protein MKARILAGLACAVLVFSGYVEAKEEQKSSSSVQTQKVEQKNKSKSSDSKEAKDLNILRSANDVMDEEEVKLADINWTKPAAGEAQRYERSFENAPPMIPHDLEGLVPITADNNMCVTCHMPEVAKDVGATPIPKSHLYSIRNKKDLEGKLSDDRFNCTTCHVPQANVETKFKNNFKPEYRDANSSQHSNLLDVLNEGVR from the coding sequence ATGAAAGCGAGAATTTTGGCGGGACTGGCGTGTGCCGTCCTCGTATTTTCGGGATACGTCGAAGCTAAAGAAGAACAAAAATCATCTAGCTCCGTACAAACTCAAAAAGTAGAGCAAAAAAATAAATCAAAATCATCCGATAGCAAAGAAGCAAAGGATCTAAATATCTTGCGTTCGGCTAACGACGTTATGGACGAAGAGGAGGTAAAGCTAGCCGATATCAACTGGACGAAACCTGCCGCAGGCGAAGCGCAAAGATATGAGCGCTCTTTTGAAAACGCACCGCCGATGATACCTCATGATTTAGAGGGTTTGGTACCGATAACTGCGGATAATAATATGTGCGTTACATGTCATATGCCCGAAGTCGCAAAAGACGTCGGCGCGACTCCGATCCCTAAATCGCACCTTTATAGCATAAGGAACAAAAAAGACCTTGAGGGCAAGCTTAGCGACGACCGCTTTAACTGCACTACGTGCCACGTACCGCAGGCTAACGTAGAGACTAAGTTTAAAAATAACTTTAAGCCGGAGTACCGCGATGCTAACTCATCTCAGCATTCCAATCTATTAGACGTACTAAACGAAGGCGTTAGGTGA
- a CDS encoding nitrate reductase subunit NapL gives MRKFILFFTAIFCLNLTVNLTAAPLEISQPDKVIKAGANVISSNLIDEILYLGTDGSELDIYDIKADKFLEPIKFRTVKTHFSDEEPAKIFSIDRLGDMLLVLTEMDYNERYLYVFKKENDSWNEVSNMHLANKSAKKAFFIDEKTAVVSDFGNEIYYIDLESKKAVFKHKFSIALYVDFEINKTRDKIAIGAESGVIYVYNLKTRQTEQTLNFFKDNMYDIDYKNDVVAVGSIDKQAGVFNGSMSYFKADFIVYATGLSDDAKTLAYMNGEESDILVYDIASKTKLATIKTGQQILNEIYLSDNGRLISVAYEKEVKFWSVK, from the coding sequence ATGAGAAAATTTATTTTATTTTTTACGGCGATTTTTTGCTTAAATTTGACCGTAAATTTGACGGCGGCACCGCTTGAGATATCACAACCTGATAAGGTCATAAAAGCCGGCGCAAACGTGATAAGCTCAAATTTGATAGATGAAATTTTATATCTGGGCACGGACGGTAGCGAGCTTGATATCTACGACATAAAGGCAGATAAATTTTTGGAACCGATCAAATTTCGCACGGTCAAAACGCACTTTAGCGACGAAGAGCCAGCAAAAATTTTTAGCATCGACCGGCTGGGCGACATGCTTTTGGTTTTAACTGAGATGGATTACAACGAGCGCTATTTGTATGTTTTTAAAAAAGAAAACGATAGCTGGAACGAGGTTAGCAATATGCACCTAGCCAACAAATCCGCTAAAAAAGCCTTTTTCATAGATGAAAAAACGGCGGTAGTATCGGACTTTGGCAATGAAATTTACTATATCGACCTAGAGAGTAAGAAAGCGGTCTTTAAACATAAATTTTCCATCGCGCTTTATGTGGATTTTGAGATCAACAAAACCCGCGACAAAATCGCTATCGGAGCCGAAAGCGGCGTAATTTATGTCTATAATCTAAAAACTCGCCAAACCGAGCAGACTCTAAATTTCTTTAAAGACAACATGTATGACATCGACTATAAAAATGACGTCGTAGCCGTTGGTAGCATCGACAAACAAGCGGGTGTTTTTAACGGCTCGATGAGTTATTTTAAGGCCGATTTTATTGTTTATGCGACGGGGCTTAGCGATGACGCCAAAACGCTAGCGTATATGAACGGCGAAGAGAGCGATATCCTGGTCTACGACATCGCAAGCAAAACAAAACTCGCGACCATAAAAACCGGACAGCAAATTTTAAATGAAATTTACCTCTCCGATAACGGTAGGCTAATCAGCGTCGCGTACGAAAAAGAGGTTAAATTTTGGAGCGTAAAATGA
- the napG gene encoding ferredoxin-type protein NapG — MQNRREALKFGLKAISLVLAGGFAWSTQTTAKAQTLLIRPPGALKEKNFLSECIRCGLCVEACPWDTLKLADLDDGLPYGTPFFTPRNIPCYMCTDIPCTVACPTGALDTKLVSEDNGKLNINKAQMGIAVLDPNFCIAYEGLRCDACYRACPLIDKALRLEYVRNERTQKHAFFKPVVDADYCTGCGMCEQVCVTPKASIFVLPREIGLGSSNEQYVKGWVEGADKKLKDAEPKEFKTDEKKLNDYLNSGDLL; from the coding sequence ATGCAAAATAGAAGAGAGGCTTTAAAATTTGGGTTAAAGGCGATTAGTTTGGTTCTCGCGGGCGGCTTTGCCTGGAGTACGCAAACGACAGCTAAAGCCCAAACTCTACTCATCAGGCCGCCAGGTGCTTTGAAGGAGAAAAATTTCCTTAGCGAGTGCATACGCTGCGGGCTTTGCGTAGAAGCCTGTCCTTGGGATACGCTTAAGCTCGCGGATCTAGACGACGGATTGCCTTACGGCACTCCGTTTTTTACCCCGCGAAATATCCCTTGCTATATGTGTACGGATATCCCGTGCACGGTCGCCTGTCCGACCGGAGCGCTAGATACGAAGCTAGTGAGCGAGGATAATGGAAAGCTAAATATAAACAAAGCGCAAATGGGTATCGCGGTGCTGGATCCAAATTTCTGCATCGCTTACGAGGGACTTCGCTGTGACGCTTGCTACCGCGCCTGTCCTTTGATAGATAAAGCGTTAAGGCTTGAATATGTCCGCAACGAACGCACACAAAAGCACGCGTTTTTTAAACCGGTCGTGGACGCCGACTACTGCACGGGCTGCGGCATGTGCGAGCAAGTTTGCGTGACGCCAAAGGCCTCTATCTTCGTGCTTCCGCGCGAGATCGGACTGGGCTCTAGCAACGAACAGTACGTAAAAGGCTGGGTTGAGGGCGCGGATAAAAAGCTAAAAGATGCTGAACCAAAAGAGTTTAAAACCGACGAGAAAAAGCTAAACGACTATCTAAATAGCGGAGATTTGCTATGA
- the napH gene encoding quinol dehydrogenase ferredoxin subunit NapH, translating into MKYLILRRISQILILGLFFASNYYGIKILQGNLSSSLLFGVVPLSDPFAVLQLYLASFSIASGALVGAAIVFAFYAIVAPRAFCSWVCPVNIITETARWVRVKLGYDKDKKFVNFTRSARYYVLGFTLFISLVTSAPAFEGVSFIGIIQRGVIYGGTLWLFVAFGVFAIDAFIGDRLVCSKLCPLGAFYAIAGKFALIRVKHDAASCTNCMKCKLICPENQVLGIIGKQSGFITSSECISCGRCIDVCDDDALKFNIRNLLKEKNQ; encoded by the coding sequence ATGAAATATTTGATTTTAAGAAGGATAAGTCAAATTTTGATCCTAGGGTTATTTTTTGCGAGCAACTACTACGGAATTAAAATTTTACAAGGCAATCTCAGCTCGTCTTTGCTTTTCGGAGTCGTTCCTCTTAGCGATCCGTTTGCCGTTTTGCAGTTATATTTAGCTAGTTTTAGTATCGCTTCGGGTGCGCTTGTGGGAGCTGCTATCGTGTTTGCTTTTTACGCGATCGTCGCTCCGCGCGCCTTTTGCAGCTGGGTTTGCCCGGTAAATATCATCACCGAAACCGCTCGCTGGGTCAGAGTAAAGCTTGGCTACGATAAAGATAAAAAATTCGTAAATTTCACGCGAAGTGCGAGATATTACGTTTTGGGATTTACGCTTTTTATCTCGTTAGTCACTTCGGCTCCGGCGTTTGAGGGCGTTAGCTTTATCGGCATTATTCAGCGCGGCGTCATATACGGCGGTACGCTGTGGCTGTTTGTGGCGTTTGGGGTGTTTGCGATAGACGCGTTTATCGGCGATAGATTAGTCTGCTCAAAGCTTTGCCCGCTGGGCGCTTTTTATGCCATAGCTGGCAAATTTGCCCTTATCAGAGTAAAACACGATGCGGCTAGCTGTACTAACTGCATGAAGTGTAAGCTAATCTGCCCGGAAAACCAAGTGCTTGGCATCATCGGCAAGCAAAGCGGGTTTATAACCTCAAGCGAGTGCATCAGCTGCGGACGCTGTATAGACGTCTGCGATGACGACGCGCTCAAATTTAACATTAGAAATTTACTAAAGGAGAAAAATCAATGA
- a CDS encoding porin: MKLAKISLAALVALGAFSTLNATPLEEAIKDVDFSGFARYRYTHNKAHWNGMPGAFNKNNANHNFRFVGTFKAALDDNFFGVLGLRYAASDGSGFNGDTTNTTSSFGVREFYLGYNINNTTITAGKQFVKTYFDDDLVGTGLRVQNTDISGLTLVGVAFDALETDSIDYDGRLLSGLAGSKSLNYYGVGAMGSYDPVNFKAWWAYLEDTANLFAADAALKFDLDAVKLGLQAQYVHNESDDNNFGDANFFAAKGDVGFAGVGLNAGYIYYKAKDDKKSFVTVEDNGKLINPGKLLNSVMNGSAQYYNNIKDKNDYWFVGASYKFNEFGLYANYIDGKGYSYRYNKRVDRDEWNVGGSYAYSKKLNFSTFYAAAKEKDGDSKNKHDRIRFEAKYSF; this comes from the coding sequence ATGAAACTCGCTAAAATTTCTTTAGCTGCTTTGGTTGCGCTAGGCGCTTTCTCTACTTTAAATGCTACTCCGCTTGAAGAAGCTATTAAAGATGTAGATTTTTCTGGATTTGCAAGATATAGATATACTCACAATAAAGCCCACTGGAATGGTATGCCAGGCGCATTCAACAAAAATAATGCAAATCATAACTTCAGATTTGTAGGTACTTTTAAGGCTGCTCTTGACGACAATTTCTTTGGTGTTTTGGGTCTAAGATACGCAGCAAGTGACGGCTCTGGATTTAATGGCGATACCACCAATACTACAAGCTCATTTGGTGTAAGAGAATTTTATCTTGGCTACAACATAAACAATACTACAATAACAGCTGGTAAGCAATTTGTTAAAACATATTTTGACGATGATTTGGTAGGAACTGGCTTAAGAGTACAAAACACTGATATATCAGGTCTTACTTTGGTTGGTGTTGCTTTTGACGCACTTGAAACCGATAGCATTGACTATGACGGTCGACTACTATCAGGCTTAGCAGGATCAAAAAGCCTTAACTACTATGGCGTGGGTGCAATGGGAAGCTATGATCCTGTAAACTTTAAAGCTTGGTGGGCATATCTTGAGGATACCGCAAATTTATTTGCAGCTGATGCGGCTTTGAAATTTGACCTAGATGCAGTAAAACTAGGCTTACAAGCACAATATGTTCACAATGAGTCGGACGACAATAACTTTGGCGATGCAAATTTCTTTGCAGCTAAAGGTGATGTAGGATTTGCCGGAGTCGGTTTAAATGCTGGTTATATCTACTATAAGGCCAAAGACGATAAAAAATCTTTCGTAACTGTTGAAGATAACGGCAAATTAATCAATCCGGGCAAATTACTTAACTCTGTAATGAACGGTAGCGCTCAATACTACAACAATATCAAAGACAAAAACGACTATTGGTTTGTCGGAGCGTCATATAAATTTAACGAGTTTGGCTTGTATGCTAACTATATAGACGGTAAGGGCTATAGCTATAGATACAATAAGAGAGTTGATAGAGACGAGTGGAACGTCGGCGGTAGCTATGCTTACAGCAAAAAGCTTAATTTCTCTACATTCTATGCAGCGGCTAAAGAAAAAGACGGAGACAGTAAAAATAAACACGATCGTATAAGATTTGAGGCTAAATACAGCTTCTAA
- a CDS encoding chaperone NapD has translation MNISSAIVYTKDGNEAAEVAKRIDQVKGCEVIAAQDGKIVVVMSAENLDGEIELFKALEGVEGVAGAAMIYSYQEDLQQDIESIKKSGKISEILLDENIDAKDIVYNGHVGDRVK, from the coding sequence ATGAATATATCAAGTGCGATAGTATATACCAAAGACGGAAACGAAGCTGCCGAAGTAGCTAAAAGAATCGATCAAGTAAAAGGCTGTGAGGTCATCGCCGCGCAAGATGGCAAGATTGTAGTCGTGATGAGCGCGGAAAATTTAGACGGCGAGATAGAGCTCTTTAAGGCGCTAGAAGGCGTCGAGGGCGTCGCAGGAGCCGCGATGATATACAGCTATCAAGAGGATTTGCAACAAGATATCGAAAGCATCAAAAAAAGCGGCAAGATAAGCGAAATTTTACTTGACGAAAATATCGACGCTAAGGATATCGTATATAACGGCCACGTCGGCGATAGGGTAAAATAA
- the napA gene encoding nitrate reductase catalytic subunit NapA, which translates to MDRRDFIKSAAASAACASAGIALPSSMAAAQNTAEKGWRWDKAACRFCGTGCGVMIATKEGKIVAVKGDPEAPVNRGLNCIKGYFNAKIMYGADRITQPLLRVNEKGEFDKKGKFKPISWEKAFDIMAEKYKETMKKNGVHSACVFGSGQYTILEGYAAVKLWKAGIRSNSIDPNARHCMASAVAGFMQTFGIDEPAGCYDDIELTDTIITWGANMAEMHPILWARVSDKKLSDPERVKVINLSTYSTRTSNIADTEIIFAPSSDVAIWNYIAHEIVYNHPEAIDWDYVNSHCVFTTGPVDIGYGLRNNPNHPNYNAEKDVIETELKKTLSKNEGTTLGYLGYKAGDVMENKNTATAGKHWQITFEEFKEALKPYTLDFCAPLIKGDPNEDLEEFKKKLKQLADLYIEKGRKVVSFWTMGFNQHQRGTWVNEQAYMVHMLLGKQAKPGDGAFSLTGQPSACGTAREVGTFCNRLPADMVVDNPEHREISEKIWKLPKDTINPKPAAHYVKMMREMEDGKMKWAWVQVNNPWQNTANANHWIKAAREMDNFIIVSDPYPGISAKVADLILPTAMIYEKWGAYGNAERRTQHWRQQVLPVGEAMSDTWQMLEFAKRFKLKEVWGKQKVDDKLTLPSVLDEAKAMGYSEEDTLFDVLFANEEAKSYPAKDAIMEDFDNSEVFGDSRKVVGSDGKVFEGYGFFVQKYLWEDYRKFGSGHGHDLADFDTYHKVRGLRWPVVDGKETQWRFNSKYDPYAKKFAEDGKQFAFYGNKKGKLPKGDLAKVTSGDEKFSIANRAKIFFRPYMDPCEMPDTTYPFWLCTGRVLEHWHTGTMTMRVPELYRAVPEALCYMSEHDATKLNLQHNDVVWVESRRGKVKARIDLRGRNKPPMGLVYVPFFDENVYINKVCLDATCPISKETDYKKCAVKIYKA; encoded by the coding sequence ATGGATCGACGAGATTTTATAAAAAGCGCCGCCGCTTCAGCCGCGTGCGCGAGTGCGGGCATAGCACTGCCTAGTTCTATGGCAGCTGCGCAAAACACAGCTGAAAAGGGCTGGCGCTGGGATAAAGCGGCATGTAGGTTCTGCGGAACGGGCTGCGGCGTAATGATCGCAACCAAAGAGGGCAAAATCGTAGCCGTCAAGGGCGACCCTGAAGCACCAGTAAACCGCGGCCTAAACTGCATCAAAGGCTACTTTAACGCCAAAATCATGTACGGCGCAGACCGCATCACTCAGCCGCTTTTACGCGTAAACGAAAAGGGCGAATTTGACAAAAAGGGCAAATTTAAGCCTATTAGCTGGGAAAAAGCCTTTGATATCATGGCGGAAAAATATAAAGAGACCATGAAGAAAAACGGCGTACACTCAGCATGCGTTTTTGGCTCGGGTCAATACACTATTTTAGAGGGTTATGCAGCCGTCAAACTATGGAAAGCGGGTATTAGAAGCAACTCTATTGACCCGAATGCTCGCCACTGTATGGCGTCCGCGGTCGCCGGATTTATGCAGACTTTCGGTATCGACGAGCCTGCGGGATGCTACGACGATATCGAGCTAACGGACACTATCATAACCTGGGGTGCTAATATGGCGGAGATGCACCCGATACTTTGGGCGCGCGTCAGCGATAAGAAGCTAAGCGATCCTGAGCGCGTAAAAGTTATAAACTTAAGTACATATTCCACTAGAACGTCAAATATTGCTGATACGGAGATTATCTTTGCTCCGTCAAGCGACGTAGCTATCTGGAACTATATCGCTCACGAGATCGTTTATAATCATCCTGAAGCTATCGACTGGGACTACGTAAATAGCCACTGCGTTTTCACTACGGGACCGGTAGATATCGGTTACGGACTTAGAAATAATCCAAATCATCCTAACTACAATGCCGAAAAAGACGTCATCGAGACCGAACTTAAAAAGACTTTAAGCAAAAACGAGGGCACGACTCTTGGATACCTAGGCTACAAAGCCGGCGATGTGATGGAAAATAAAAATACGGCTACTGCGGGTAAACACTGGCAAATAACTTTCGAGGAATTTAAAGAAGCGCTTAAGCCTTATACGCTTGATTTCTGCGCACCTCTAATCAAAGGCGATCCAAACGAGGATTTGGAAGAATTTAAGAAAAAGCTAAAACAACTCGCCGACCTATATATAGAAAAAGGCAGAAAAGTAGTTAGCTTTTGGACGATGGGCTTTAACCAGCATCAGCGCGGCACGTGGGTAAATGAGCAAGCATATATGGTGCATATGCTTCTTGGTAAGCAAGCGAAACCTGGCGACGGAGCGTTCTCTCTAACTGGACAACCAAGCGCATGCGGTACGGCTCGCGAGGTCGGCACGTTTTGTAATCGCTTGCCAGCTGATATGGTCGTGGATAATCCAGAACACCGCGAGATAAGTGAGAAAATTTGGAAACTGCCAAAAGACACGATAAATCCAAAACCGGCAGCTCACTATGTCAAAATGATGCGCGAGATGGAAGATGGAAAGATGAAATGGGCGTGGGTGCAGGTAAATAACCCGTGGCAAAATACCGCAAACGCAAACCACTGGATAAAAGCCGCTCGCGAGATGGATAACTTTATCATCGTCTCAGACCCGTATCCGGGCATCTCGGCTAAGGTTGCCGATCTAATCTTGCCTACTGCGATGATTTACGAAAAATGGGGCGCGTACGGTAATGCCGAGCGCCGAACGCAGCACTGGCGTCAGCAAGTCCTTCCGGTAGGCGAAGCGATGAGCGACACGTGGCAAATGCTGGAATTTGCTAAACGCTTTAAACTAAAAGAGGTTTGGGGCAAACAAAAAGTGGACGATAAGCTAACGCTTCCAAGCGTGCTAGACGAGGCAAAAGCCATGGGTTATAGCGAAGAAGATACGCTATTTGACGTGCTTTTCGCAAACGAAGAGGCTAAGAGCTATCCTGCAAAAGACGCGATAATGGAAGATTTCGATAACTCTGAAGTTTTCGGCGACAGCAGAAAAGTAGTCGGCTCAGACGGCAAGGTATTTGAGGGCTACGGATTTTTCGTTCAAAAATATCTTTGGGAAGACTACCGCAAATTTGGCTCTGGCCATGGACACGATCTAGCCGACTTTGATACTTATCACAAAGTGCGCGGTCTAAGATGGCCTGTAGTAGACGGCAAAGAAACTCAGTGGAGATTTAACTCCAAATACGATCCGTACGCGAAGAAATTTGCCGAAGACGGCAAGCAGTTTGCATTCTACGGTAACAAAAAAGGCAAGCTTCCAAAAGGCGATCTAGCAAAAGTAACTAGCGGCGACGAGAAATTTTCTATCGCTAATAGAGCTAAAATTTTCTTCCGCCCTTATATGGATCCGTGCGAGATGCCTGATACTACGTATCCTTTCTGGCTATGCACGGGCCGCGTCTTGGAGCACTGGCACACCGGCACTATGACTATGCGTGTTCCTGAGCTTTACCGTGCGGTTCCAGAGGCTCTTTGCTATATGAGTGAGCACGACGCGACTAAGCTAAATTTACAGCATAACGACGTAGTTTGGGTCGAATCTCGCCGCGGTAAGGTAAAAGCAAGAATCGATCTGCGCGGACGAAATAAACCGCCGATGGGTCTAGTTTACGTGCCGTTTTTTGATGAAAACGTGTATATCAACAAAGTCTGCCTAGATGCGACTTGCCCGATCTCAAAAGAGACCGACTATAAAAAATGCGCGGTTAAAATTTACAAGGCTTAA
- a CDS encoding Ferredoxin-type protein NapF (periplasmic nitrate reductase) — protein sequence MSVSRRELFTKFLGGKTAQKFIAPPYFCGEFNCVDCEAPCVSACDRELLNFENERVNFKFKSLGCNFCKECALACEEAGREVLNLKFATKIEAKIFIDVHSCLAWNGTICCSCQDVCKFRAIDFLGVFRPSINQKCVGCAQCMEVCFANSIKMEAL from the coding sequence GTGAGCGTATCCAGACGCGAACTATTTACTAAATTTTTGGGCGGCAAAACCGCTCAAAAATTTATCGCTCCGCCTTATTTTTGCGGCGAATTTAATTGTGTGGATTGCGAAGCGCCTTGCGTTAGCGCTTGCGACAGAGAGCTTTTGAATTTTGAAAACGAGAGAGTAAATTTTAAATTTAAGTCCTTGGGGTGCAACTTTTGTAAAGAGTGTGCGCTCGCTTGCGAAGAGGCGGGACGAGAGGTTTTAAATTTAAAATTCGCGACTAAAATCGAAGCTAAAATTTTTATCGACGTGCATAGTTGTCTTGCATGGAACGGCACGATTTGCTGTAGTTGCCAGGACGTTTGCAAATTTAGAGCGATCGATTTTTTAGGCGTTTTTCGTCCGAGTATAAATCAAAAATGCGTCGGCTGCGCGCAGTGTATGGAAGTTTGCTTCGCAAATAGTATCAAAATGGAGGCGTTATGA
- a CDS encoding Dps family protein: MSKVVTQLNQIQADAHALFVKFHDYHWYVKGIQFFSVHEYTEKAYEDMAEIFDDVAERAIQLGGRAITKMEELNKLAHPKTDNKDSYTPTEVLKGVLAEYEHLLGEFKKLEEVAEEAKDSTTVAMAQDKIAKYEKAIWMLKATLA, translated from the coding sequence ATGTCAAAAGTTGTTACTCAATTAAATCAAATCCAGGCCGACGCTCATGCGTTATTCGTTAAATTTCACGACTACCACTGGTATGTAAAAGGTATTCAGTTCTTTAGCGTACACGAGTACACCGAGAAAGCTTATGAGGATATGGCAGAGATATTCGATGACGTCGCTGAGCGTGCTATACAGCTAGGTGGTAGAGCTATAACAAAGATGGAAGAGCTAAACAAACTAGCGCATCCAAAAACTGACAATAAAGATAGCTACACTCCAACAGAGGTTTTAAAAGGCGTTTTGGCCGAGTATGAACACCTGTTGGGCGAATTTAAAAAGCTCGAAGAAGTGGCCGAGGAGGCAAAAGACAGCACAACCGTAGCTATGGCGCAAGACAAAATCGCAAAATATGAAAAAGCTATTTGGATGCTAAAAGCTACTTTGGCTTAA
- a CDS encoding major outer membrane protein: MKIAKISLAALVALGAFSTVASATPLEEAIKNVDLSGYARYRYNNVAVKNANGVKDNTIAHHQFKSEFSFKAALDDNFFGVLTLRYNSNDSSAYNADGRSDTTDTTSPFNVKEFYLGYNVGNTTITAGKQTIGSFFTDDAVGTGVRVENRDITGLTLTAFAFDALENNGESDGAIYNNVPGIFNNNLYAVAAIGSYDPVSFQLWYASLIDSVNLIIGDVNFSLNITDDVNIGAQVQYAHADIDNNVGVNYKDTDFYATELGTKVFGADVAAGYIGYKVHDKEKGFVSLEDQGSFIDVGEIKSALDYTALEGKANFWFLKAGYTFADKFRVGGDYSNGKVKLASGDKEKYQEYVARLTYDYSAKLQFSSFYAYEINKHQDDSKDKTKQLRFQAKYTF; this comes from the coding sequence ATGAAGATTGCTAAAATTTCATTGGCAGCTTTGGTTGCACTAGGTGCTTTTTCAACCGTAGCGAGTGCTACACCTCTTGAGGAAGCTATTAAAAACGTAGACCTTTCAGGATATGCTAGATATAGATATAACAACGTAGCAGTCAAAAATGCTAATGGCGTGAAAGATAATACTATTGCACATCATCAGTTTAAGTCAGAATTTTCTTTTAAAGCCGCGCTTGATGATAATTTCTTTGGTGTTTTAACGCTTAGATATAATTCCAACGACAGCTCAGCTTATAATGCGGATGGACGCAGTGATACGACTGATACGACAAGTCCATTTAACGTAAAAGAATTTTATCTTGGATATAACGTAGGTAACACTACAATAACTGCAGGTAAACAAACCATAGGTTCATTCTTTACCGATGATGCTGTAGGTACTGGCGTTAGGGTTGAAAACAGAGATATCACAGGCTTGACTCTAACTGCATTTGCATTTGATGCACTAGAGAATAACGGCGAGAGCGATGGTGCTATTTATAATAACGTTCCTGGTATATTCAATAACAACCTTTATGCGGTAGCAGCTATCGGCTCTTACGATCCAGTAAGCTTCCAGCTATGGTATGCGTCTTTGATTGACTCTGTTAACCTTATCATAGGCGACGTAAACTTTAGCCTTAACATCACTGATGATGTGAATATTGGCGCCCAAGTTCAATATGCACACGCTGATATAGATAATAATGTTGGCGTAAACTACAAAGATACAGATTTTTATGCAACAGAGTTAGGTACTAAAGTTTTTGGTGCTGACGTAGCTGCTGGTTATATCGGATATAAAGTTCATGACAAAGAAAAAGGTTTTGTAAGCCTAGAGGATCAAGGTTCATTTATAGATGTGGGTGAGATAAAATCTGCTCTTGACTATACTGCTCTTGAAGGTAAAGCTAACTTCTGGTTCTTGAAAGCAGGATACACTTTTGCTGATAAATTTAGAGTCGGTGGCGATTATTCTAATGGTAAAGTTAAACTTGCTTCAGGCGATAAAGAGAAATATCAAGAGTATGTAGCAAGACTAACTTATGACTATAGTGCTAAACTTCAGTTCTCAAGCTTCTATGCGTATGAGATTAACAAGCACCAAGATGACTCAAAAGATAAAACTAAACAGCTAAGATTCCAAGCTAAATACACATTCTGA
- a CDS encoding c-type cytochrome produces the protein MKFMHFSLLACLLTFSLNAADEPSYIFEAKGEFAKELKSLVEKYSKDENISINVYEKAPETDSGGKFLNIGVDSKRRYSVEKGRELYAKNCASCHGEDGNKRAYGTSKKLTEVSAEEIEAAFSGYLNDSDYGGNMRNLMKTVAAKTKYSDLGAIIAFLKGKDALQYKGSEQENSDVSTTPTQGSYLK, from the coding sequence ATGAAATTTATGCATTTTTCGCTTTTAGCATGTCTTTTGACTTTTTCTTTAAATGCTGCAGACGAGCCGAGTTATATATTCGAGGCAAAGGGTGAATTTGCAAAAGAGCTAAAAAGTTTGGTAGAAAAATATTCTAAAGACGAAAATATAAGTATAAATGTCTATGAAAAAGCTCCTGAGACTGATAGTGGCGGCAAGTTTTTAAATATCGGCGTAGATAGCAAAAGAAGATATAGTGTAGAAAAAGGTCGCGAACTGTATGCTAAAAATTGCGCTTCTTGTCACGGCGAAGATGGAAACAAAAGAGCTTATGGCACATCCAAAAAGTTAACTGAAGTAAGTGCAGAGGAGATAGAGGCTGCTTTTTCCGGCTATTTAAATGATTCTGATTATGGTGGAAATATGAGAAATCTAATGAAAACAGTTGCCGCCAAAACAAAATATAGCGACCTAGGAGCGATTATTGCCTTTTTAAAGGGTAAGGATGCTTTGCAATACAAAGGAAGCGAACAAGAAAACTCTGATGTCTCCACTACTCCTACACAAGGAAGTTACCTAAAATAA